The Pseudodesulfovibrio cashew genomic sequence TCTTCGCCAAGGACAGGTTGATGGCGGCGGCCTCCATGGAAATGGACATGGACTGGCGCTGCGCGGAGATGACGGACTTCGCCACCCGACCGGACTACCGGGGCCGGGGCGCGGCAGGCAGGCTGCTCGCGACCATGGAAGAGGCCATGCGGGATATCGGCATCAACGTGGCCTACACCATCGCCCGCGCCGAAAGCTACGGTATGAATATCGTCTTTGCCCGCGCCGGATACGCCTTCGGCGGGACTCTGCACAACAACACGCAAATCGCTGGCAAACTGGAGAGCATGAATGTCTGGCACAAGCAGATCGTTTCTCGGCAAGGGACCGACCTTCCGTCTTGACGTCGCCTATGCCGTCTGGTGGAACCTGGCCCTGATAACGGTCGGTTCACTGATCGTCTCCGTGGGCGTCAAGAGCCTTGCGGTGCCCCATGAGCTGGTGGCGGGAGGCGTCTTCGGCCTCGCCTCCCTGGCGTATTACGTCACGGGCGTGCTTTCTCCAGGTTGGATCAACTTCCTGCTGAACATCCCGCTCTTCCTGTTTGCCTGGTTCAAGGTGAGCCGCAGGTTTTTCATCTACAGTGCGTATGCCACAGTGGCCACGACCCTGTTCTATGAGTTCGTGACCATCCCCATTCCGGTGAAGAACCAACTGTACGCCGCAGTGGCCAGCGGCGTCATCACCGGGTTCGGGGCCGGCCTCGTGCTCCGCTCTCTAGGTTCCAACGGTGGCCTGGACGTGGTCGCGGTGCACCTCTTCCAGCGGTTCAACATCGGCATCGGACGCGTCTATCTCCTCTTCAACACGCTCCTATACTGCGGCAGCCTGTTCCGGCTTCCGCTGGACGTCATCATCGCCTCGCTGATCATGGTCTTCATCACGGCAGTCGTTGTCGAGCAGACCCTGTCCCTCTTCAGCCAGCGAAAGGTGGTCCTGATCATTTCCAAACTCGCCGACGCCATCAGCGAGGACATCCTGACCCAGCTCAGGCAGAGCGCCACCTTCCTCAAAGGATTCGGGGCGTATTCGCGCAGAGAACAGAACGTCCTCATGACCGTGGTCAACAACGTGCAGCTCAAGAAGCTGGAGGAGATCACCTTCACCCGGGACGAGAATGCGCTCTTCATCGTGGAGAACACCTTCTCGGTGATCGGATCAAGCTTCTCCAGAAGAAAAATATATTGACCCCGTACCTTAAACCAATCGCAGGAGGCCCCATGATTTCCAAGAACAAGATCCTGGACAAGGTATATACCGCCAGGACCCACGCCGAACTGATGGATGCCTACAAGGACTGGGCTGGCGACTATGAAGAGGACACCGTAGGCGGCTTCGGCTACGTGGCGCCGAAGATCGCGGCGGATGTCCTGCACGGGCACCTGGACGACCCGACAGCCCTCATACTCGACGCGGGCTGCGGCACCGGACTGGTTGGCGAGGCGCTTTCCGCACAGGGATACTCCAACATGGACGCCCTGGACTACTCGCCCGACATGCTCGCCCGGGCCGAACGCAAGGGCCTCTATCACACCCACCTCAACGCCGACCTCTCGCGCCCCCTGGACATCGCCGACGACTCGTACGACGCCGTGGTCTCCGCCGGCACGTTCACATACGGGCACGTGGACGCCTCAGCCTTGGGCGAGCTCGCCAGGATCACCAAGCCCGGCGGCTTCATCACCATCACAATCCGCGACGGCGCATTTGACGACCACGACTACCCTGAAAAAATGCGCGAACTGGAAACAAAGAGAACCTGGAAACAGATCGAAATCCGGGACGAAGACTATCTGCAAAAGGAAGGTGTCGGCTGCAAGGTCTGCACGTTTCAAATAATTTAAGCCGGAGCCAGACCATGAACGCCAAAAAACTCAGCGACACCACCGTACCAAGCACCACAGATTCCAATAAACTTGCGCAGCGGTATGATAGCTGGGCCGAAAACGCGCGTAGCCGAGCTACGTGGGAACGGTCAGTCCAAAGGGCTGCCGCCAAAACGCTTCGGCGTCATTTTGCCGAAAATGATGTAACTATTCTGGGTTACGGCGAGTGTGCCTACAAAATCAAACAGGCTATGTCCGAAAAGGAATTTACTCAGGTCGAGGCGATAGAAACCGAGGAGGGGCTGTCGGCCATCATAGGAAAACCCTATGATGCCATCGTTTGTGTAGGAACCCTCATCAACGGAGAGACCGATCCTTCGGTGTTTGAGAAAATGATCCGGGTAGCCAAGCCTGGAGGTCTCATTTTCTTTTCCTTGTCATCAAAGCCGAGGAACAATCAACAATACCTGAATAAAATTTACGCCATGGAAACGGAAGGCAGATGGAAGCCGGTTGGCTCCTTCGGGGAAGACCACCTTGAGGATGCCGGAGAGCCTGCCACACTGTATCTCTACCAACGAAGCTGACACACCTTCCAGCGAGCGGTAAAACTGCCCACTGGTAGCGCCAGGCTGTTGTCCAAACTTGCCCAATGGAAGCACGCTAGACAGAAGAATACTACAGGCATCAATAGAAGGATTGGCTTTGCCAGCATGTCCACCTGAAAATTCTGGAAGGCGGCTTGAACATCGGGCCCACCAGTGGGTCCACGGAGCTGGAAAACGATTGGCAAAAGAAAAAGGACCTTAAGCTAATCGCTTAAGATCCTTGTTCTTTACTGGCGGAGCCGAAGGGACTCGAACCCTCGGCCTCCGGCGTGACAGGCCGGCGTTATAACCAGCTTAACTACGGCTCCGCTTTTATAATAATGGGGCGTTAAGCAAATCCCCAATATTTCAAATCTGGTGGGCGCGACAGGGCTCGAACCTGTGACCCTCGGCTTGTAAGGCCGATGCTCTCCCAGCTGAGCTACGCGCCCGCAGGAAGAGTGTCTTTAGCTTGGCGAGCAGTCTGTTGTCAACCTCATTTTTATCTGGGATCGACCCGCGCCGCCAGGACCCTCGTCCGCTTCAGCGAAGGGCATACTGCCCACACTGCTCTCGTTTGTCAACGATTTTTAAAAATATTTTTAACCACTCTCAACCAATTAAAATCATTGGCTATTTACTGGACAACATAACCCGCTTCCCCTTGCGGGAAAGCCAAACCAGAGGGAGACCGCGATAAGATAGCCCCACCCCACCCTTGCCGGACTGGAAGGAAACACTCTGCCCTGATACCAAACGCGCAAGGGGCTCGACCTCATCCACATTCAGTATGTCCACCATACCGCCTTTTACCGTCCTCGGCAGCAGGACGCGGGCCATGCCGTCGGGCCGAAAAGTGGCTCGGTCGCCGCGCCCAGCGATCTTGCCCAACAGAGCCCCCTGCCAGCGCAACGAGTCCGGGATGCGAGCCAGCGCCTGGTCGTGCAGAAAAAAGACCTTGCCGCCGAAGTCATAGGTCTCGCCGGGCGGAAGGTTGCCCAGAGCCAACGTGCGCCCGCCTTCAGTGCGGTCCAGCCTCAGCGGACGCCCCGGCAGTTCCCGTTTTTGCACGCGGGCACCGTCCGTTGCGCACTCCCCTCCCTTTTTCCGGAAGCGGGCCAGGAAGAACCCCTGTCCCATGGACTCCTCGGCCACCCTGAGGACGCCATCCATGCCGGGCAGCAACGGCTCTCCGAAAACGAATCCCGGCGGCGGAGCAAGCGGCACCAATTCGAGATCCAACGTCTCCAGCGCCCAGGCCACCTGCGCCTCGTTCTCCTCCACATTGGTCGTGCAGGTGGAAAACAGGACCGTGCCTCCGGGGACGAGCATAGACGCCGCCTTTTCCAGGAGCGTCTTTTGCAAAGCTACCAGCGGAGCGGTCTTGGATTCGGACCACAACTCCATGACCTTGGGATTCTTGTCCACGGTTCCCCACCCGCTGCAGGGCGGGTCGAGCTGGATGTAATCCCAGGAACAGGCCGAGAACGGCAGGTCCTGGGCCATGGCCTTGGTCGTGGCCACGTTGACGGCGCCGGTGCGGCGGAGGTTGGCCCGCAGGGTGCCCAACCGGTCGGCGGACGCTTCGGAGGCGAACACGAACCCATCGCGCCCAACCAGGCGTGAGAGCAGGCTGGTCTTGCTGCCCGGCGCGGAACACATGTCCAGCACGCTTGCCCCCGAAGGCGGATCGAGCAACAGCGGCGGCAGCATTGATGAGCGGTCCTGAATGTAGATACGGCCGAAGCGCGCGGCCAGGCTCTCCCCGAGGGGAAAAGGCTCGCGGGTCAGTTTTCGGGCCATCGGATAGAACGGTTCGGGTTCGAAGCCGAATCCCTGAGCAGAAAGTAGGGCCTCGACGACGGGAGCATCGGCCTCGCCGCATACGAGCCGGAAAGTGCGAAGTTCACTGGTCATGATGAGGTCCAATACCGTCTAGGACGACCGGAGGCAACAGCGGAACTTGCTTTGCATCCCGGTTAGGAAACTGTTACAAGACCATGCCGTGCGCCGAGCCGCATGCGGCAATCAAAACGAAACCATCCCCCAACGGAGGAGTATATGTTGAATCGACGTTTCGTCCTGTCCTTGACCACGTTGCTGGCGGTCCTGCTGCTGGCCGTGCCGGCCCTGGCCCAGGGGACGAAGAAATATGCGGTATTTCCGTTCACCTATAACGGACCCAAAAAATACAGCTACTTTCCCAAGGCATTCCAGGCCAGCCTGAACAACGACCTGGAATGGCCGGGGCACGCCGAGCCCGCCGGCGACAGCGTCATCGATGGCGTGGCAACGCCTTCGGGAACTGCGGATTCCATCAAGACGCTGCGCAGCATCGGCATCGACTACCTGGTAACCGGTTCCATCGCCATCCTGGACAGGGAAGCCAACCTCAAGATCACCGCAGTGGGTGTTGACGGCTCCTCCTGGGAGAGGACAGGCCAGATGCCCATTGACGAGATCACCCCCTGGCTGGACGAACAGAGCGGCATGATCATGGGTGACGTGTTCCAGCGTCCCGGCTACGGCTCCGCCGAGACCAAGGGTGATCAGGAAGACATCAAGGACAGGGTACAGGCCCCCACCAATCCCGCTATCCTCGCCGCCAACGACGACTCCTATCGTTCCGACACCCTGAACCCGCAGTTCCGCTATGAAGGCGGCACCCAGGCCGAGGGAAGATGGAGAAGCCAGACTTTCCGTTTCTTTTCCACCAGCATGGTCGTTGAAGACGGCGACGGTGATGGCCGAAACGAAGTTTTCATCCTGCACAACGACGGCATCTCCGCCTACCGTTTCAATGGCGGCAAGCTCGAGCACCTGGACTCCATGACACTGGCCCCCAACACCCAGTACCTCCGCCTGGAGATTGCCGACGTGAACAGGGACGGTATCAAGGAACTCATCGTGGGAACCTATGTGAGCCAGTACCGGAGCCAGATCAAGGCGCCCGAGGGCTACCCCAGATCCTATATCCTGAGCTTTGAAGGCGACAAATTCAAATACCTCGCCAAGGGCATCAAACTGTTCCTCGGCGTTCTGCGTATTCCGCCCACCTACATGCCCGTGATGGTCGCCCAGAAAAAGGGCCGCCGTCACCTCTTCGACAACCACATGTACGAGGCACTCCTCAAGGACGGCGAGATCGTCAAAGGCCAGCCCGTGTCCATCCCGCCGTGGGGCAACGTCTACAACATGGTCTATCTGCCCGACGGCTTCGGATACCGCTACGTGATCCTCGACGATTTCCACAAACTCATCGTCTACAGCCAGACCATGGAGCGGCTCTACTCGTCCGACAATGACACCTTCAACAGTTCGGGTACCGGCATCGAATACAGCGACAAGCCTGAAGGCATGGGCCCCGGCACGGTGGACGAGGTCGTCTCCACCTACAACGTTCCCTTCCGCATGCTGACCGCCTCATTGACCACCAAGGGCAAGCATGAACTGCTGGCCAACAAGGACCTCTCCATCGCGGCCCAGTTCTTCGAGCGGTTCAAGTACTACTCCCAGGGCGAGATCCACTCCCTGGCCTGGGACGGCGTCGGCCTGAACATGGCCTGGAAGACCAGGCGCATCAAGGGGCAGGTCTGCGACATGGCCCTGGCCGATCTGAACAACGACGGCAAGAAGCAGCTCTGCGTACTGCTCAACACGTTCCCGGGCGGGCTGGGCTTCTCCAAACGCAAGACCGTGGTTCTGGCCTACGACCTGAACACCGATTAGCAAACCCGGCGGACGGCGTAAGAACCGTCCGCCTTTTTCTTTACCCAAACGATGAGAGAGGACCGATGAAAAAACTGATCACCCTGACGGCGACCATGGCGCTGCTGGCGCTCATGGCCGTCTCCGCCCTGGCCGGAACGACCCTGACCTACGCCAACTTCCCGCCCGCGCCCACCTTCCCCTGCGTCCAGATGGAACGCTGGGCCAAGGAAGTGGAGAAACGCACCGGCGGCGAGGTCTCCATCCAGACGTTCCCCGGCTCCACCCTGCTCGGCCCCAAGAACATGCTGCGCGGCGTCCAGACCGGCCAGGCGGATATCGGCTGCCTGAGCCTGGCATACTACCCCGGCGTGTTCCCGGTCATGTCCGCCGTGAACCTGCCCGTGGCCTTCACCTCCACCGAGGTGGCCAGCCTGGTCATGTGGGACCTGTTCACCAAGTACCAACCCGCCGAGTTCAAGGACGTCAAGGTGCTCACGCTTTTCACTTCGGCTCCGTCCCACGTCATGAGCAAGACGCCCGTCAAGACCCTGGCCGACCTCAAGGGGCTTGAGCTGCGGGCCTCGGGCACCATCCTCCAGATCCTCGGCAACCTTGGCGCCCAGGGCGTGGGCATGCCCATGTCCCAGACCCCGGAAGCCCTCCAGAAGGGTGTGGTCAAAGGCCTCGTGTCGTCCTACGACGTGCTCAAGGACATGAATTTCGCCGAGACCTGCCGCTATGAGACGGTCACCAACCTGCCCGTGTACCCGTTCGCGGTGATCATGAACAAGGCGCGCTGGGAGTCCCTGTCCTACAACGCCAAGAAGGTCCTGAACGAGCTCGCCCCCGAGCAGGCCCGCTGGACCGGCAAGTACCTGGACGACTACACAAGCCAGGCCCTGGCCTGGGGCAAGGAAAAGTACCAGATCGAAGAGTTCACCCTGACTCCCGCCGAGTACGCGGAGATCAAGGCCAAGAGCTCCGGTCTGGTTGACGCCTGGAAGGAAGGCGCGGCCAAGGCCGGAGCCGATGCCGACGCCGTCCTGGCCGACATGCTCTCCCTGAAACAGAAATACGAAACCGAACTCGGCAAGTAGATCAAACCCAACGCCCCCCTGCCGGACGGGCAGGGGGGCGTTTTTTTCGTCATGATTGATACACTTGATGCAATCAGCCGGCATATTTCCCGTGGTCTGGCCTTCCTGGCAGGCCTCTTTCTCGTGGGCATGATGCTCCTGGCCTGCGCCAACATGGTTCTTCGCGCGGTCTGGGTGCCGGTGCAGGGCACCTTCGAGCTCATGGGCTTCATGGGCGCGGTGGTGGCGGCCTTCTCCCTGGGATTCGCCCAGCGGGAAAAGGCGCACATCGCCGTGGGTATCCTCCTGGCCCGGTTCCCGGCCCGGGTCCGCAGACTGGCCGACGCCCTGACCTCGGCTGTCTCCAGCGGCTTCTTCATCCTCTGCGGCATGGAAACCTGGAAATGGGCGTCCTTCCTGGTCCAGACTGGCGAGGTCTCGGAGACCCTCCAGATCACCTACTATCCTTTCGTGTTCGCAGCGTCGGCAGGCTGCATGGCCCTGGCCTTTGTCCTGCTCGTGGACACACTCAAAACCCTGACTGCTGAGAAGGTGCAGTAATGGACCCGATTACCGCCGGCATACTCGGCACTCTCCTGCTCCTGGCAGCCATCTTTTTCCTGCGAATCCCCGTGGCCTTCGCCATGGCGCTGATCGGCTTCGGCGGCTTTGCCTACGTCCTCAACTGGAACGCGGCCACGGGCATGCTCGGCACCGAGCTCTGGAACGTCTTTTCCAAATACGGCCTGACCGTCATCCCCCTCTTCATCCTCATGGGCCAGATCTGCTTCTACTCGGGGGTCAACGAGCGGCTCTACAAGTCGGCCTACGCCTGGATGGGCGAAATCAGGGGCGGCATCGCCATGACCACCATCCTGGCCTGCGCCGGGTTCGCGGCCATCTGCGGGTCCAACTCGGCCACGGCCGCGACCATGTCCACCGTGGCCCTGCCCGAGATGAAGAAATTCCGCTACAATCCGATCCTGTCCACCGGCTCCGTGGCTGCCGGAGCGACCCTGGGCGTGGTCATCCCGCCCTCCGTGGTCCTGATCATCATCGGACTCCAGACCTCCCAGTCCATCGCCCAGCTTTTCGTGGGCGGCATGATCCCCGGCATCCTGCTGACCGCGCTCTTCCTCGGCACGGTCTGGTACCTCTGCCGCCGCCACCCGGACTGGGGCCCGGCAGGTCC encodes the following:
- a CDS encoding YitT family protein, with translation MSGTSRSFLGKGPTFRLDVAYAVWWNLALITVGSLIVSVGVKSLAVPHELVAGGVFGLASLAYYVTGVLSPGWINFLLNIPLFLFAWFKVSRRFFIYSAYATVATTLFYEFVTIPIPVKNQLYAAVASGVITGFGAGLVLRSLGSNGGLDVVAVHLFQRFNIGIGRVYLLFNTLLYCGSLFRLPLDVIIASLIMVFITAVVVEQTLSLFSQRKVVLIISKLADAISEDILTQLRQSATFLKGFGAYSRREQNVLMTVVNNVQLKKLEEITFTRDENALFIVENTFSVIGSSFSRRKIY
- a CDS encoding class I SAM-dependent DNA methyltransferase, whose product is MISKNKILDKVYTARTHAELMDAYKDWAGDYEEDTVGGFGYVAPKIAADVLHGHLDDPTALILDAGCGTGLVGEALSAQGYSNMDALDYSPDMLARAERKGLYHTHLNADLSRPLDIADDSYDAVVSAGTFTYGHVDASALGELARITKPGGFITITIRDGAFDDHDYPEKMRELETKRTWKQIEIRDEDYLQKEGVGCKVCTFQII
- a CDS encoding RsmB/NOP family class I SAM-dependent RNA methyltransferase, giving the protein MTSELRTFRLVCGEADAPVVEALLSAQGFGFEPEPFYPMARKLTREPFPLGESLAARFGRIYIQDRSSMLPPLLLDPPSGASVLDMCSAPGSKTSLLSRLVGRDGFVFASEASADRLGTLRANLRRTGAVNVATTKAMAQDLPFSACSWDYIQLDPPCSGWGTVDKNPKVMELWSESKTAPLVALQKTLLEKAASMLVPGGTVLFSTCTTNVEENEAQVAWALETLDLELVPLAPPPGFVFGEPLLPGMDGVLRVAEESMGQGFFLARFRKKGGECATDGARVQKRELPGRPLRLDRTEGGRTLALGNLPPGETYDFGGKVFFLHDQALARIPDSLRWQGALLGKIAGRGDRATFRPDGMARVLLPRTVKGGMVDILNVDEVEPLARLVSGQSVSFQSGKGGVGLSYRGLPLVWLSRKGKRVMLSSK
- a CDS encoding FG-GAP repeat domain-containing protein; the encoded protein is MLNRRFVLSLTTLLAVLLLAVPALAQGTKKYAVFPFTYNGPKKYSYFPKAFQASLNNDLEWPGHAEPAGDSVIDGVATPSGTADSIKTLRSIGIDYLVTGSIAILDREANLKITAVGVDGSSWERTGQMPIDEITPWLDEQSGMIMGDVFQRPGYGSAETKGDQEDIKDRVQAPTNPAILAANDDSYRSDTLNPQFRYEGGTQAEGRWRSQTFRFFSTSMVVEDGDGDGRNEVFILHNDGISAYRFNGGKLEHLDSMTLAPNTQYLRLEIADVNRDGIKELIVGTYVSQYRSQIKAPEGYPRSYILSFEGDKFKYLAKGIKLFLGVLRIPPTYMPVMVAQKKGRRHLFDNHMYEALLKDGEIVKGQPVSIPPWGNVYNMVYLPDGFGYRYVILDDFHKLIVYSQTMERLYSSDNDTFNSSGTGIEYSDKPEGMGPGTVDEVVSTYNVPFRMLTASLTTKGKHELLANKDLSIAAQFFERFKYYSQGEIHSLAWDGVGLNMAWKTRRIKGQVCDMALADLNNDGKKQLCVLLNTFPGGLGFSKRKTVVLAYDLNTD
- a CDS encoding TRAP transporter substrate-binding protein, with product MKKLITLTATMALLALMAVSALAGTTLTYANFPPAPTFPCVQMERWAKEVEKRTGGEVSIQTFPGSTLLGPKNMLRGVQTGQADIGCLSLAYYPGVFPVMSAVNLPVAFTSTEVASLVMWDLFTKYQPAEFKDVKVLTLFTSAPSHVMSKTPVKTLADLKGLELRASGTILQILGNLGAQGVGMPMSQTPEALQKGVVKGLVSSYDVLKDMNFAETCRYETVTNLPVYPFAVIMNKARWESLSYNAKKVLNELAPEQARWTGKYLDDYTSQALAWGKEKYQIEEFTLTPAEYAEIKAKSSGLVDAWKEGAAKAGADADAVLADMLSLKQKYETELGK
- a CDS encoding TRAP transporter small permease; the encoded protein is MIDTLDAISRHISRGLAFLAGLFLVGMMLLACANMVLRAVWVPVQGTFELMGFMGAVVAAFSLGFAQREKAHIAVGILLARFPARVRRLADALTSAVSSGFFILCGMETWKWASFLVQTGEVSETLQITYYPFVFAASAGCMALAFVLLVDTLKTLTAEKVQ